AATATGGACATATATCAATCTTCATCAATGGTCAAATATAAAATCGGAAGAGGATTTTATCTATTTCTATTTGCAAAAGGAAAAACCAGTATATATAGAAGAAGAAAACTTGATATTTTGGACTAAAGGAATTGCCGCAGGCTTAAATAAAGACTTTATAAGTGCATCTCATATCCTAATGCCATATTTAGAGCATGCTTTGCATAATATTGCTGAAATCACAAAGGGAAACATAACTACTTTAGAGAAAAAACGTCAAGAGGCTCCTTCTTTAGGTGTAATTTTCCCGATGCTTCAAGGCGTGATTGACGAAGAAATACTATATGAAATAGAATCCTTTCTACAAAATGGGATAGATGTCAATTTCAGGAATAATTTGTCTCATGGACTTCTAACTCATTTTGAAATTGAGAAATATGGAATCTATTTGTGGTGGATATGCTTAAAACTGTATTTTGAAGGAAAGAGTATAATTAAAATCGTTCCCTAATCAGTTTGTGCACATCCGAAGCCTTATAGTAACATCTTCCATCATCTAATTTGATGTAAGGTAGAATACCCTTTGCTCGATAGCGTTGAAGTGTGCGAAGGCTGACTTTCAAGAGAAACATCAAATCCTGATTATCTAAAAGTTGTTCACCATCCAAGCAATTACGTTGGGTTGTCAATCGTTCGATTTTCTTATCCGCCATTTCGAACCTGTCCATTATACGTTCCATCCAGGCGATGAATGTTTCTCTATCTATATTCATGACAATAACCGATTAAAAATGACCTTTGATAAAATAACTCTGATTTGAAGGATCTTTGATGATAATTTCCTTCTCCCGCATAAAACGGATATAGCTTTTCGCCGTGCGTTCCTTTACATCCATAATTTGCTGTATCTGTTCGCACAAATCTATATAAGTGATAAATGTTTGTTGGTCGAAAACTTCACGGGTAACGCTTACCAGTTCCTTTTCTTTCCGTTTCTCTTTCTCTTCACGGGGCTTTTCTCCAAGATACAGGTGCATTCCGACTTCTTTGTTCCAAGTGAACTGCATTAACGGAACATCCAAAGGACTGCCTTCACGAACTTTCAGAGCCTTCACGACTGATATAGTCGGATCATTATCCAACTCAATGGAAAGAATCGCAGCCGCTTTACGTTGCAGTTCCGACCCCAAGTGCCCACGAAGCTTTAATCCGTTCGGAACATAGTGCAATACACAAACAATACAGGTCTGATATATTCCAGCCAATCGGTAGAGTTCATCGACAACCCGCAAACTTTCGGCTTCATCATTGGCGGAATGTACCAAATCGGCAATACCATCTATTACAACCAACTGGATACCGCCATATTGATAATGAAACTTATCCATGCTTTGTACAATAGCCTGTAAACGTTCTTTGCGGGACATCCCGGTAAGACAGAAGGCTTTCAACTCTTCCGGCTTTTCTGCTTGTTTTGCCCGCTTTAATAGGTTGGAAACATTCTTAAACAGCTGTACTTCGGACTGTTCTGTATCATACAGCAGAACAGCTTTATTTTGACTGTTTTCGTATACATGGATTCCCAACGTATCTATACGAACATTTTCCGGTTTTATCGACCCAGCCACCAGTGCTGCCACATAGTTGCTTTTCCCAGTTCCTTCACCGCCTGTGATACAAAGGATATTTCCTTGTGTACCCAGTGGTACATCCCCGGCAGATATGATTTCCTGTGCTTTTGCCGGAGGATTATTAAAGTCTATTTCGCACGATTTCAGCATAGTCATAGTATCGCTGTATAGAGTATCTAAAAAATCAAGGAAGAGTTTCAGAAACGATTCACGGTTATTCCCAAGCCTGAAATAATCGGATATATCTTTCTCTTCTTTTGTTCCTGAAAGTGGTAATAGAAGGCGTTTTACGCCGTATTCTGCCAACTGTTTTTTATGTTTGGAAGAACTCTCAAGCCCGGTTTTATCTACATCATAAAGTAACGTCAGTTCGACGTAAGAAAAAGCCAATGGATTTGTTTTCTGATTAGTGGTAAACGCCCAAAGAACGTGGGCATTATGCTTGAAAAAGTAGCGAATTATTTGTATCTTAGCTGTTGACAATCAATAAGATACGAACAAACAAAACGCTACTTTATGAAGACAAATATAGTTGATGTTTTTTGCATCATAGATGATTTCTCCAAGCTTTTTGATGAAGCAATCAAGAAAAAGACCCTCGAAGAGGCAGACAAAAAACGCAGGAATAGAAAGTTTAAGATGTCGGACAGTGAGGTCATGACCATCCTGATCCTGTTTCATCTGTCAAGATACCGAGATTTGAAAGCTTTTTATCTTCAATACATCACCCATTCTTGTCGATCCGAGTTCCCACATCTTGTCTCTTATAATCGCTTTGTGGAGCTGCAAAGCAGGGTAGGTTTCAAGCTGATAGCATTTCTCAATATGTGTTGTTTGGGTCAATGTACAGGCATCTCTTTCATCGATTCCACCCCACTGAAGGCTTGTCATATCAAACGAGCTCATGGGCATAGGACAATGAGGGGATGGGCTCAAAAAGGCAAAAGCACCATGGGTTGGTTTTATGGATTCAAGCTACATATTGTTATCAACGACAGGGGTGAAATCATCAACTATCAAATCACACCGGGCAATTGTGATGACAGAGAACCTCTGAAAGACGGAACATTCACCAAGAATCTTTTTGGCAAACTCATTGCCGATAGAGGCTACATTTCCCAAAACCTTTTTGACCGGCTCTTTGTCGATGACATCCACATGATAACCAAAATCAAAAAGAACATGAAGAACTCCCTGATGCATCTATATGACAAAGTTTTATTGAGAAAGAGAGCCTTGATCGAAACGGTCAATGATATGCTCAAAAATGTCTGTCAGATAGAGCACACGAGACATCGCAGTGTCAACAATTTTGTCACCAACCTGATCTCCGGTATCATCGCTTACAACATCCTGCCTAAAAAGCCTGAACTCAATATTGAAATCATCAGAAACCCTAACTTTCCTATTTCCGCTTAGATCGAACTGACGTTAATACAGCAAACATTATCAGGCCCTTGAAAGAGAAATTCGGCATCGGCTTTTATTACGACAGCGAAAATCCGCA
This genomic stretch from Porphyromonas gingivalis ATCC 33277 harbors:
- a CDS encoding helix-turn-helix domain-containing protein, whose protein sequence is MNIDRETFIAWMERIMDRFEMADKKIERLTTQRNCLDGEQLLDNQDLMFLLKVSLRTLQRYRAKGILPYIKLDDGRCYYKASDVHKLIRERF
- a CDS encoding IS982-like element IS195 family transposase translates to MKTNIVDVFCIIDDFSKLFDEAIKKKTLEEADKKRRNRKFKMSDSEVMTILILFHLSRYRDLKAFYLQYITHSCRSEFPHLVSYNRFVELQSRVGFKLIAFLNMCCLGQCTGISFIDSTPLKACHIKRAHGHRTMRGWAQKGKSTMGWFYGFKLHIVINDRGEIINYQITPGNCDDREPLKDGTFTKNLFGKLIADRGYISQNLFDRLFVDDIHMITKIKKNMKNSLMHLYDKVLLRKRALIETVNDMLKNVCQIEHTRHRSVNNFVTNLISGIIAYNILPKKPELNIEIIRNPNFPISA